In Bos indicus x Bos taurus breed Angus x Brahman F1 hybrid chromosome 23, Bos_hybrid_MaternalHap_v2.0, whole genome shotgun sequence, a single genomic region encodes these proteins:
- the FOXQ1 gene encoding forkhead box protein Q1 — protein MKLEVFGPRAGLGDKPGSDLEGAGGSDAPSPLSAAGDDSLGSDGDCAANSPAAGSGERSAGGGPGAEEAGAAGAAGATAGPRAGGAGSGGAGGGEGARGKPYTRRPKPPYSYIALIAMAIRDSAGGRLTLAEINEYLMGKFPFFRGSYTGWRNSVRHNLSLNDCFVKVLRDPSRPWGKDNYWMLNPNSEYTFADGVFRRRRKRLSHRAAAPGPALRPPDGAPPPPAPAAAAPASPRARSPARPEGRASPAGRFSGPFAIDSILSKPFRSRRAGDAGPGARPPWGAAPCPPPPAYPALLQAAPAGALLPLCAFGAAEPPGLLARGAEAPPLLLAPLAAPAPAKPLRGPAAGAHLYCPVRLPDALLAASARAPGPHLPNRPETLLA, from the coding sequence ATGAAGCTGGAGGTGTTCGGGCCCCGCGCGGGTCTAGGGGACAAGCCGGGGAGTGACCTGGAGGGTGCGGGCGGCAGCGACGCGCCATCTCCGCTATCGGCCGCGGGCGACGACTCCCTGGGCTCGGACGGGGACTGCGCAGCCAACAGCCCGGCGGCAGGCAGCGGCGAGCGGAGCGCGGGCGGCGGGCCGGGCGCCGAGGAGGCGGGCGCGGCGGGCGCGGCGGGGGCGACGGCGGGGCCCAGAGCCGGGGGCGCAGGTTCTGGGGGTGCGGGCGGCGGCGAGGGCGCGCGCGGCAAGCCGTACACCCGGAGGCCCAAGCCCCCGTATTCGTACATCGCGCTCATCGCAATGGCCATCCGCGACTCGGCGGGCGGCCGCCTGACGCTGGCCGAGATCAACGAGTACCTCATGGGCAAGTTCCCGTTCTTCCGCGGCAGCTACACCGGCTGGCGCAACTCCGTGCGCCACAACCTCTCGCTCAACGACTGCTTCGTCAAGGTGCTTCGCGACCCCTCTCGACCCTGGGGCAAGGACAACTACTGGATGCTGAACCCTAACAGCGAGTACACCTTCGCCGACGGGGTCTTCCGCCGCCGCCGCAAGCGCCTCAGCCACCGGGCAGCGGCCCCCGGCCCCGCGCTCCGGCCCCCGGACGGCGCGCccccgccgcccgcgcccgccGCCGCGGCCCCGGCCTCGCCCCGCGCACGCTCGCCCGCCCGCCCGGAGGGGCGCGCCAgcccggcaggcagattctccggCCCCTTCGCCATCGACAGTATCCTCAGCAAGCCCTTCCGCAGCCGCCGCGCCGGGGACGCGGGCCCCGGGGCCCGCCCTCCGTGGGGCGCGGCTCCCTGCCCGCCGCCGCCCGCCTACCCGGCGCTGCTCCAGGCTGCGCCCGCTGGGGCCCTGCTGCCGCTCTGCGCGTTTGGAGCGGCCGAGCCTCCGGGGCTGCTAGCTCGCGGGGCCGAGGCGCCGCCCCTCCTCCTAGCGCCCCTGGCCGCCCCGGCCCCGGCCAAGCCGCTCCGAGGCCCGGCAGCCGGTGCGCACCTGTACTGCCCCGTGCGGCTGCCCGACGCCCTGCTCGCCGCCTCGGCCCGCGCACCCGGCCCGCACCTGCCTAATCGGCCTGAGACGCTCCTGGCATGA